One Paenibacillus sp. FSL H7-0737 DNA segment encodes these proteins:
- a CDS encoding glycoside hydrolase family 3 N-terminal domain-containing protein, whose product MRYKDSSLPIHERAIDLLAQMTLEEKIGQLLQPFGWKAYEKSEGKIQLTEVFKEAIASGGVGSLYGVLRADPWTEVSLETGLSPLEGAEVTNLIQQYAIEHTRLGIPILLGEECSHGHMAIGNTVFPVPLAIGSTWNRELFRQICQAVAAETRAQGGAATYSPVLDIVRDPRWGRTEECFGEDPYLNSEMAVAAVMGLQGDSLNTDHTILATLKHFVAYGSSDGGRNADTVRMGKRELMEKDLLPFQKAIEAGAKSVMTAYNEIDGVPCTSSKELLTEVLREQWGFDGFVITDCGAISQLKHGHQICETEEEAATLALKAGVDMEMSGETFGRYLINALQLQLIDISDIDLAVERILRAKFELGLFERPFVDPTTAQRVVGQQLHLEMARQAAREGIILLKNHDEALPLSPSLGKIAVIGPNANNIYNQLGDYTSPQERHHIITVLDGIRAKCAGLSEVLYAPGCRVKDPSKAGFEKAMEVASAADTIIAVVGGSSARDFGEGTIDLKTGAAVITDQFSLSDMECGEGFDRAELNLCGVQLDLLQELHRLNKKLIVVYINGRPIVEPWVDEHADAILEAWYPGQQGGHAIADILFGDYNPSGRLTLSIPKHPGQLPIYYNKKRSRGHRYLEVDFHPQYVFGYGLSYTSYQYEHIRLDQIQIELDDSCTVSVEVKNIGDVAGHEVVQLYIKDCTSTITRPEQELKGFQKIYIEPGEMRTVQFHITPRELQFVGSDLQWTVEPGKFEIMIGSNVGNTISTSLEVVQRNLRS is encoded by the coding sequence ATGAGATATAAAGATTCATCTTTGCCGATTCATGAGCGTGCTATAGATTTATTGGCTCAAATGACGCTGGAGGAGAAGATCGGGCAGCTCCTCCAGCCCTTCGGCTGGAAGGCGTATGAGAAATCAGAAGGCAAGATTCAATTGACAGAAGTATTTAAGGAAGCAATTGCAAGCGGTGGCGTGGGCTCTTTGTATGGTGTGCTGCGTGCAGATCCTTGGACAGAGGTATCATTGGAAACTGGGTTGTCACCTTTGGAAGGCGCAGAAGTAACGAATCTGATCCAGCAATATGCGATTGAGCATACACGTCTGGGTATTCCGATTCTGCTGGGCGAGGAATGCTCTCATGGTCATATGGCGATTGGCAACACCGTCTTTCCCGTACCGCTTGCTATCGGAAGCACATGGAATAGGGAATTATTCCGGCAGATCTGTCAAGCAGTGGCTGCAGAGACTCGCGCTCAAGGAGGGGCAGCAACCTACTCCCCAGTACTAGATATTGTACGTGATCCGCGCTGGGGGCGAACAGAAGAATGCTTTGGGGAAGATCCATATTTAAATAGTGAAATGGCAGTAGCTGCGGTAATGGGCTTACAAGGTGATTCATTAAATACAGACCATACGATCCTGGCAACATTAAAGCATTTCGTCGCGTATGGCAGCTCGGATGGTGGTCGTAATGCGGACACCGTACGGATGGGAAAACGCGAGTTAATGGAGAAGGATTTGCTGCCATTCCAGAAGGCAATTGAAGCTGGGGCTAAATCTGTTATGACCGCTTACAATGAAATTGACGGTGTTCCGTGTACTTCGAGTAAGGAGTTATTAACAGAGGTACTTCGTGAGCAATGGGGCTTTGATGGCTTCGTCATTACGGATTGTGGTGCGATCAGCCAGCTTAAACACGGTCACCAGATTTGTGAGACCGAAGAAGAGGCGGCGACTCTTGCACTTAAAGCTGGTGTGGATATGGAGATGTCTGGTGAAACATTTGGCAGATATCTAATAAACGCATTACAGCTGCAGTTGATTGACATTTCCGATATTGATCTCGCAGTCGAACGAATTCTGCGTGCGAAGTTTGAATTGGGATTGTTTGAACGTCCCTTTGTTGATCCGACTACAGCACAGCGTGTCGTTGGACAACAGTTGCATTTAGAGATGGCGCGACAAGCTGCACGTGAAGGCATCATTCTTTTGAAGAATCATGATGAGGCTCTGCCGCTTTCTCCGTCACTTGGTAAGATTGCCGTTATTGGGCCGAATGCCAACAATATTTATAATCAATTGGGTGACTATACTTCACCACAGGAGCGTCATCACATCATTACCGTTTTGGACGGGATTCGCGCTAAATGTGCAGGACTCAGCGAAGTGCTGTATGCTCCGGGCTGCCGCGTGAAAGATCCATCGAAAGCAGGCTTTGAGAAGGCAATGGAGGTGGCGTCAGCAGCGGATACCATTATTGCAGTTGTCGGGGGATCAAGTGCACGTGATTTCGGTGAAGGTACGATTGATTTGAAGACAGGGGCTGCCGTCATTACGGATCAATTTAGTCTTAGTGATATGGAATGTGGAGAAGGCTTCGATCGTGCAGAGCTGAACTTATGCGGTGTGCAACTTGATCTGCTGCAGGAGCTGCACAGATTGAACAAAAAACTGATTGTTGTCTATATCAATGGTCGTCCCATTGTCGAGCCTTGGGTAGATGAGCATGCGGATGCCATTCTGGAGGCTTGGTACCCGGGACAGCAGGGCGGGCATGCGATTGCTGATATTTTGTTCGGAGACTATAATCCATCCGGCCGGCTTACACTATCCATTCCAAAGCATCCAGGGCAATTACCGATTTATTACAATAAGAAACGCTCCAGAGGTCATCGCTATCTCGAGGTGGACTTTCATCCGCAATATGTGTTTGGTTATGGCCTAAGCTATACAAGCTATCAATACGAGCATATTCGCTTGGATCAGATACAAATAGAGTTGGATGATTCTTGTACTGTATCCGTGGAGGTCAAGAATATTGGCGATGTAGCTGGACATGAGGTTGTTCAGCTATATATAAAAGATTGCACTAGCACAATCACACGCCCGGAACAAGAATTAAAAGGATTTCAGAAGATTTATATTGAGCCTGGTGAGATGCGTACCGTTCAATTTCATATTACTCCGCGGGAGCTGCAGTTTGTCGGTTCTGATTTGCAGTGGACGGTTGAGCCCGGCAAATTTGAGATCATGATTGGATCGAACGTAGGCAATACCATTTCAACAAGCTTAGAGGTTGTTCAACGTAACTTGAGATCGTAA
- a CDS encoding glycoside hydrolase family 125 protein, which yields MKEHRLPTIEINKFPLPQAVQQVMKDASERLAHRPKLRQLFQNCFPNTLETTTKLLDDGTTFVLTGDIPAMWLRDSVEQVIHYVPFAKEDAELGRILEGLIRRHMFYIQIDPYANAFNESANDWHWNATDETDSSPWVWERKFELDSMCFSFRLAYLYWKETGRTGIFDEVFRTSLLKMLNVWQIEQEHKEQSTYRFQRHNGIMIDTLRKNGLGMPVNNVGLIWSGFRPSDDACDFHFNIPSNMFAAVTLHQLQEIAQYVYRDSNLVARMSAMEEEIRHAIELYGIIDHSKYGKMYAFETDGFGNHLLMDDAGTPSLMSAPYLGYCAPDDPIYLNTRKFALSEDNPYFFKGEKLSGIGSPHTSMGFVWHLAYTMQGLTAVDPQEMLEMIEICESTDAGTGFMHEGFNVNDSTQFTREWFAWSNSQFAQLVWKALESGILP from the coding sequence ATGAAAGAGCATCGTTTACCTACTATTGAAATTAATAAGTTCCCTCTGCCTCAGGCGGTTCAGCAAGTTATGAAGGACGCTAGTGAACGTCTGGCTCATCGTCCGAAGCTGCGTCAATTATTCCAGAATTGTTTTCCAAATACATTAGAAACAACTACTAAGCTGTTGGATGACGGAACAACATTTGTGTTAACTGGCGATATTCCGGCGATGTGGCTGCGTGACTCTGTTGAGCAGGTTATTCATTATGTTCCTTTTGCCAAGGAAGATGCTGAACTTGGGCGGATTCTAGAAGGCTTAATACGCCGTCATATGTTTTATATTCAAATCGATCCTTATGCGAATGCCTTTAACGAGTCTGCAAATGATTGGCATTGGAATGCAACGGATGAGACAGACAGCTCGCCTTGGGTATGGGAGCGTAAATTTGAGCTGGATTCCATGTGCTTCTCATTCCGCTTGGCATATCTATATTGGAAAGAAACCGGACGCACCGGGATCTTTGATGAAGTTTTCCGAACTTCACTACTGAAGATGTTGAACGTATGGCAGATTGAGCAGGAGCACAAGGAGCAGTCAACCTACCGCTTTCAACGTCACAACGGCATCATGATAGATACATTACGTAAGAACGGTTTGGGGATGCCGGTAAATAATGTTGGACTGATCTGGTCAGGCTTCCGCCCCAGCGACGATGCGTGTGACTTTCACTTCAATATTCCATCGAATATGTTCGCCGCTGTAACGCTTCACCAATTGCAGGAAATTGCTCAATATGTATATAGAGATTCAAATCTCGTAGCCCGAATGTCGGCAATGGAAGAAGAAATCCGGCATGCAATTGAGCTTTATGGAATCATTGACCATTCCAAATACGGCAAGATGTATGCGTTCGAAACGGATGGTTTCGGTAACCATTTATTGATGGACGATGCAGGTACTCCGAGCTTAATGTCAGCACCCTATCTAGGTTACTGTGCGCCAGACGATCCAATATATTTGAATACCCGCAAATTTGCTCTGAGTGAGGATAATCCCTATTTCTTCAAAGGCGAGAAGCTCAGCGGCATTGGCAGTCCGCATACTAGCATGGGATTCGTATGGCATCTTGCTTATACGATGCAGGGCTTAACCGCAGTTGATCCTCAAGAGATGCTCGAGATGATTGAAATCTGTGAGTCGACAGATGCTGGTACTGGATTTATGCATGAGGGATTTAATGTCAATGATTCAACCCAATTTACACGTGAGTGGTTCGCTTGGTCGAATAGCCAGTTTGCGCAGCTTGTGTGGAAGGCATTGGAATCAGGCATATTGCCCTAA
- a CDS encoding class I mannose-6-phosphate isomerase, which yields MFEKRPINPIRYTQQMKPDTVTPNAKAGVQRGFEAILSPLQQAAMNSTSIINVAIDGTHGAQYQHVLARIIDVLEQEGHKTVLIGTNSFVKTSEELRTFFEANITDNRAFGYFSDATIADYFVLEAQDKIDNYKKKIQLPAHQTTFIITFGPGAYWLGNGNYDITYFLDVSREYQQLEHKAHLLNFGFSWNRDVVEKYKICLFVEWPVLETYRKEVLDSIHYYVDMNEPECPKLTTVFTLRQMIADIAKSPMRVKPFFAPGIWGGQYLKKFAELPKEWANCAWSFEPIAPENSILLKYNDEIIEVPFLIVMHYEHPAILGNRIVGLFGDYFPIRFDYLDTIDGDSLSCQVHPKQEYIRETFNEFMAQQESYYIMENLENTSVFLGLTEQCTKEEFFNAVHHAQETGEPIQITDFVNQYEANKGDLFLIPTGTVHASGKNNLVLEISSTTWWFTFKIYDFLRKGMDGKPRPINIDHAFDNIDFDKRTAWVEDNLIPKPSLLQKQGINEEYVLGQREDLLFYVHRVHLHDTWVDHTNNEMVMYNLVEGEKVRIVSCADESIYVELQYAESYILPAVFSAYKIINIGNKPCKLVKAGVSKAWDVSLL from the coding sequence ATGTTCGAGAAAAGACCTATTAACCCTATTCGGTACACTCAACAAATGAAGCCAGATACAGTTACGCCAAATGCAAAAGCCGGAGTCCAGCGAGGTTTTGAAGCAATACTGTCCCCGCTACAACAAGCTGCAATGAATTCCACTAGTATTATTAATGTAGCTATTGACGGAACGCATGGTGCCCAATATCAGCACGTCCTGGCAAGGATCATAGATGTATTGGAGCAAGAAGGGCATAAGACGGTTCTCATCGGTACCAATAGTTTTGTGAAGACAAGCGAAGAACTTCGTACGTTCTTTGAAGCGAATATTACAGATAATCGTGCATTTGGTTATTTTTCGGATGCTACGATTGCAGATTATTTCGTCCTAGAAGCACAAGACAAGATAGACAACTACAAAAAAAAGATTCAATTACCTGCCCACCAAACAACCTTCATCATCACGTTTGGACCAGGGGCCTATTGGCTCGGGAACGGCAACTACGATATAACCTACTTCTTGGATGTATCTCGTGAGTATCAGCAATTGGAACATAAAGCACATTTATTGAATTTCGGCTTTAGCTGGAACCGAGATGTGGTGGAGAAGTATAAAATCTGTCTATTTGTGGAATGGCCAGTACTGGAAACTTACCGAAAAGAAGTATTGGATTCGATCCACTATTACGTGGATATGAATGAGCCCGAGTGTCCCAAGCTAACGACGGTCTTCACCCTACGCCAGATGATTGCAGATATCGCCAAGTCCCCTATGCGTGTGAAGCCGTTCTTCGCGCCAGGGATATGGGGCGGTCAATATTTGAAGAAATTCGCGGAGCTTCCGAAGGAGTGGGCCAACTGCGCATGGAGCTTTGAACCGATTGCACCGGAGAACTCCATTTTGCTGAAATACAACGACGAAATAATCGAGGTCCCCTTCCTCATAGTCATGCATTATGAGCATCCGGCCATTCTTGGGAATCGTATTGTCGGGCTGTTTGGTGATTATTTTCCGATTCGCTTCGACTACCTTGATACCATCGACGGAGATAGCTTGTCGTGCCAGGTACATCCGAAGCAGGAGTATATTCGTGAGACATTTAATGAATTTATGGCACAGCAAGAATCGTACTATATCATGGAGAATTTAGAGAATACATCTGTGTTCTTGGGACTGACTGAACAATGTACGAAGGAGGAATTCTTTAACGCGGTACACCATGCACAAGAAACTGGTGAACCCATTCAAATCACTGACTTCGTTAATCAATATGAAGCGAATAAGGGGGATTTATTCCTAATTCCTACAGGGACTGTTCATGCCTCTGGAAAGAACAACTTAGTACTCGAAATATCCTCTACGACATGGTGGTTTACGTTCAAAATCTACGATTTCCTTCGTAAAGGAATGGATGGCAAGCCACGTCCTATTAATATTGATCATGCCTTTGACAATATTGATTTCGATAAAAGAACGGCATGGGTAGAGGACAATTTGATTCCTAAGCCAAGCTTGCTGCAAAAGCAGGGGATTAACGAGGAGTATGTTCTTGGACAGCGTGAAGATCTACTGTTTTATGTTCATCGTGTGCACTTACATGATACATGGGTGGACCATACAAATAACGAAATGGTAATGTATAACTTGGTTGAGGGAGAAAAGGTTCGTATAGTATCCTGTGCAGATGAATC